A section of the Bryobacteraceae bacterium genome encodes:
- a CDS encoding oxidoreductase, with translation MVAMQTGISGRTALVTGASRGIGAATAVALARAGCARVLVHYASSAEAAGQTARRVREAGAEAELLCGDLSTEAGIREFVQALGERARAVDILVNNAGSLLQRARLTEMTYDLYNRVMDLNAKSAWFITQAVAPHMAARGQGVIVHVSSIAARTGGGLGATVYAAAKAAVSAFAKGMARELAPCGVRVNAVSPGTVDNDFHARFSTREMLEAVIRQTPQGRLSTNEDIADVIVFLCSDAARNVIGQTIEVNGGMYMI, from the coding sequence ATGGTGGCCATGCAGACCGGGATTTCTGGCAGGACGGCGCTGGTGACGGGCGCTTCGCGCGGCATCGGCGCGGCCACGGCGGTGGCGCTGGCGCGCGCCGGTTGCGCGAGGGTGCTCGTGCATTACGCCTCGTCGGCGGAGGCGGCCGGGCAGACCGCGCGGCGCGTGCGCGAAGCGGGCGCGGAAGCGGAGCTGCTTTGCGGAGACCTGTCCACGGAAGCGGGTATCCGCGAGTTCGTGCAAGCGCTGGGGGAGCGTGCGCGCGCGGTGGACATCCTTGTCAACAACGCCGGCTCGCTCCTTCAGCGTGCCCGGCTCACCGAGATGACTTACGACCTGTACAACCGCGTGATGGATCTCAACGCGAAGAGCGCATGGTTCATCACGCAGGCGGTGGCGCCGCACATGGCGGCGCGCGGGCAGGGCGTCATCGTCCATGTCAGCTCGATTGCCGCGCGCACGGGCGGCGGCTTAGGGGCCACGGTCTACGCAGCGGCCAAGGCGGCCGTGTCCGCGTTCGCCAAAGGCATGGCGCGCGAGCTGGCGCCCTGCGGGGTGCGGGTCAATGCGGTGAGCCCGGGCACGGTGGACAATGATTTTCACGCGCGATTCTCGACACGGGAGATGCTCGAGGCGGTGATCCGGCAGACGCCGCAGGGGAGGTTGTCGACCAACGAGGACATCGCCGATGTCATCGTGTTCCTGTGTTCCGACGCGGCCAGGAACGTGATCGGGCAGACGATTGAAGTCAACGGCGGGATGTACATGATCTGA
- a CDS encoding cyclase — translation MLSLEKLLDGLRTARLVDLAQPYFTGMPHWPTHPPFAMAATRQHGDFVLANGASSSAELIALGTHVGTHIDALCHFSCGGRLHQGLDARSLAVDTVTPLLARGLLYDAAPGSELDEEAEVTPPQLDRSLDPRPGDVVLVRTGWGRRWRDARRFLNGQRQPGLSLEAAQWLSARGVRAIGADNVALERIPSAEMPVHVHLLVEAGVHIIECLHLEPLAEAGVREFLFIAAPLRIEGATGAPVRPLALIP, via the coding sequence ATGCTGAGCCTCGAGAAGCTGCTGGATGGGCTGCGCACTGCCCGTCTCGTCGACCTCGCGCAGCCCTATTTCACCGGAATGCCTCACTGGCCGACGCATCCGCCGTTCGCGATGGCGGCCACAAGACAGCACGGCGACTTCGTGCTGGCCAACGGGGCATCGAGCTCAGCCGAGCTGATCGCGCTCGGCACACACGTCGGCACGCACATCGACGCGCTGTGCCACTTTTCGTGCGGCGGCCGCCTCCATCAAGGCCTGGACGCGCGCAGCCTGGCCGTGGACACGGTGACGCCCCTGCTGGCGCGGGGGCTGCTGTACGACGCGGCGCCCGGCAGCGAGCTGGACGAGGAGGCGGAGGTCACGCCGCCGCAGTTGGACAGGTCGTTGGATCCTCGCCCGGGCGACGTCGTGCTTGTGCGCACTGGCTGGGGCCGCCGCTGGCGGGACGCGCGCCGATTTCTGAACGGGCAGCGCCAGCCGGGGCTTTCGCTGGAAGCGGCGCAGTGGCTCTCCGCGCGGGGCGTGCGGGCCATCGGCGCCGACAACGTGGCGCTGGAGCGCATCCCATCGGCGGAAATGCCCGTGCACGTGCACCTGCTGGTCGAGGCAGGCGTCCACATCATCGAATGCCTCCACCTGGAGCCGCTGGCCGAGGCTGGCGTGCGCGAGTTTCTCTTCATTGCGGCGCCGTTGCGGATCGAGGGGGCCACCGGCGCGCCGGTGCGGCCGCTGGCGCTGATTCCCTGA
- a CDS encoding xylose isomerase: MIDADRMALLSRRALIGAAAALPAFPMPPRPARLAGSGVRVGLNVYSFNEPLRKGAMTLFDAVHFCAEHRIAGIDATGYYFPGYPARPPEEFVRRLKREAFLHGVAIFGTGVRNDFTLPDAGARRREAQLVRDWIDVAAALGAGILRIFSGRGTPEGASFEEVLGWMAPLVRECADYGASRGVMIGIQNHDDFLKTAAQTIRLLEAVNHDWCGVILDVGSLRQGDPYDETARLIPYAVSWQLKENVAPAGREQPTDMKRIRSLIEQHGYRGWLPIETLGAGDPREKIARLLERVREAFGPC, translated from the coding sequence ATGATCGATGCGGACCGGATGGCGCTTCTGTCCCGGCGGGCGCTGATCGGCGCCGCGGCAGCGCTGCCCGCTTTCCCGATGCCGCCGCGCCCGGCGCGGCTGGCCGGCTCGGGCGTGCGCGTCGGGTTGAACGTCTACTCTTTCAATGAACCGCTGCGGAAAGGCGCGATGACGCTGTTCGATGCGGTGCACTTCTGCGCCGAGCACCGCATCGCGGGCATCGACGCGACCGGCTATTACTTTCCCGGCTATCCCGCAAGGCCGCCGGAGGAGTTCGTGCGGCGGCTGAAGCGCGAGGCGTTCCTGCACGGCGTGGCCATCTTCGGCACCGGCGTGCGGAACGATTTCACGCTTCCGGATGCCGGCGCGCGGCGCCGCGAGGCGCAGCTTGTCAGGGACTGGATCGATGTGGCTGCGGCGCTCGGCGCCGGCATCCTCCGCATCTTCAGCGGCCGTGGTACGCCGGAAGGCGCGAGCTTCGAGGAAGTTCTCGGCTGGATGGCGCCGCTCGTGCGCGAGTGCGCCGACTACGGCGCAAGCCGCGGCGTGATGATCGGCATCCAGAACCATGACGACTTTCTGAAGACCGCGGCGCAGACCATCCGGCTGCTGGAAGCCGTCAATCACGACTGGTGCGGCGTGATCCTCGATGTCGGCAGCCTCCGCCAGGGCGACCCCTACGACGAGACCGCGCGGCTCATTCCGTATGCCGTTTCCTGGCAGCTCAAGGAAAACGTCGCGCCCGCCGGCCGCGAGCAGCCCACGGACATGAAGCGCATCCGCTCCCTGATTGAGCAGCATGGCTACCGCGGCTGGCTGCCCATCGAGACGCTGGGCGCGGGCGACCCGCGGGAGAAGATCGCGCGGCTGCTGGAGCGTGTGCGGGAGGCGTTCGGCCCATGCTGA
- a CDS encoding YajQ family cyclic di-GMP-binding protein has product MPDNSFDIVSKVEMPEVVNAIQQAAKEISQRYDLKGTKSHIELNEKERTIVLTSSDEFHLKAVLEILQSKLVKRGVPLKALSYGSIQPAAGGTVRQEITLQNGIPIEKAREIVKAIKETKKKVQASIQGDLVRVSGKDRDTLQEIIAMLRQRDFGIDMQFTNYRSN; this is encoded by the coding sequence ATGCCAGACAACAGCTTTGACATCGTCTCGAAAGTCGAAATGCCGGAAGTGGTCAACGCCATTCAGCAGGCGGCCAAAGAGATCAGCCAGCGCTATGACCTGAAGGGCACAAAGAGCCACATCGAGCTGAACGAGAAAGAGCGCACCATCGTCCTGACTTCCTCGGACGAATTCCACCTGAAGGCAGTGCTCGAAATTCTTCAGTCGAAGCTCGTCAAGCGCGGAGTGCCCTTGAAGGCGCTCTCTTATGGCAGCATCCAGCCCGCCGCGGGCGGCACGGTGCGGCAGGAGATCACGCTCCAGAACGGGATCCCCATCGAGAAGGCGCGGGAGATCGTCAAAGCCATCAAGGAGACGAAGAAGAAGGTGCAGGCCTCCATCCAGGGCGACCTGGTCCGCGTCTCGGGCAAGGACCGGGACACGCTTCAGGAGATCATTGCCATGCTCCGGCAGCGCGACTTCGGCATTGACATGCAGTTCACCAACTACCGCTCGAACTGA
- the rpe gene encoding ribulose-phosphate 3-epimerase, translating to MIEILPSLLAGDFTRLGEQIEQVTAAGARMLHFDVMDGHFVPNISFGLPVLESLRKKTRLQFDVHLMIADADSYVARFVEAGADLVSVHVEACPHIDRTIRVIQSEGARAGAVLNPATPLAALEHILPMVDYVLLMSVNPGYGGQKFIPYVLDKVRRLREWRSRLGLEFAIEIDGGVSVDNVGVVAEAGVDWVVAGTSVLGAPDPGQALAAMRQAAEAALARRA from the coding sequence ATGATCGAGATCCTTCCCTCCCTGCTGGCTGGCGATTTCACCCGGCTGGGCGAGCAGATCGAACAGGTGACCGCCGCCGGCGCCCGGATGCTCCACTTCGACGTGATGGACGGCCACTTTGTGCCGAACATCTCCTTCGGGCTGCCGGTGCTTGAGTCGCTGCGGAAGAAGACACGGCTTCAGTTTGACGTCCACCTGATGATTGCCGACGCGGATTCTTACGTGGCGCGCTTTGTCGAAGCGGGCGCGGACCTCGTTTCCGTGCATGTCGAGGCCTGCCCCCACATCGACCGGACGATCCGCGTGATCCAGAGCGAGGGCGCGCGCGCCGGCGCGGTGCTGAACCCGGCCACGCCGCTTGCCGCGCTGGAACACATCCTGCCGATGGTGGACTACGTCCTGCTGATGAGCGTCAACCCCGGCTACGGCGGGCAGAAGTTTATTCCGTATGTGCTCGACAAGGTGCGGCGGCTGCGCGAGTGGCGCTCGCGGCTGGGGCTGGAGTTCGCCATCGAGATCGACGGCGGCGTCTCGGTGGATAATGTAGGAGTAGTGGCAGAGGCCGGCGTGGACTGGGTGGTTGCCGGCACAAGCGTGCTGGGCGCTCCGGATCCCGGCCAGGCTTTGGCCGCGATGCGGCAGGCCGCAGAGGCCGCGCTGGCGCGGCGGGCCTGA
- a CDS encoding 16S rRNA methyltransferase: MVERGAKSDAALIEKSKGLDARDAGLAAQIVYGVLRRRAQLDWLIGKASARPLGKLDAAVLRALRMGAFQLRFLDRVPAHAAVTESVELVRRAGLGWAAGFVNAVLRRLPSLPAKWPSEEIEYSMPAWLLERWKRRLGEGLALAAARYGLEEPPAAERGGRPMDEGSQAIVPLLELRPGELFLDVCAAPGNKTLQALEARVRAVACDVSLKRLRNFLAPCPRVAADAATGLPFGPVFDRILVDAPCTGTGTLARNPEIRWRVTPEEIRRQAARQEAILREALRCLKPGGRLVYSTCSLEAEENEEVVARVCAHRVRSTLLRVPGRDPGDGFFAAVIE; encoded by the coding sequence ATGGTGGAGCGCGGCGCGAAGTCCGACGCGGCGCTGATCGAGAAGTCGAAAGGCCTGGATGCGCGCGACGCGGGCCTGGCCGCGCAGATCGTCTATGGCGTGCTGCGGCGGCGCGCGCAACTGGACTGGCTGATCGGCAAGGCTTCGGCGCGGCCGTTGGGAAAGCTGGACGCGGCGGTGCTGCGCGCGCTGCGCATGGGCGCGTTCCAGTTACGCTTCCTCGACCGCGTGCCCGCGCATGCGGCCGTGACCGAAAGCGTCGAGCTGGTGCGCCGCGCCGGCCTTGGATGGGCGGCCGGGTTCGTCAACGCCGTGCTCCGCCGCCTGCCTTCGTTGCCTGCGAAGTGGCCGTCCGAAGAGATTGAGTACTCGATGCCAGCATGGCTGCTGGAGCGGTGGAAGCGCCGCCTGGGCGAAGGGCTGGCGCTGGCGGCGGCGCGCTACGGCCTGGAGGAGCCGCCCGCGGCCGAGCGGGGCGGGCGTCCGATGGACGAAGGCTCCCAGGCCATTGTTCCGCTGCTCGAACTCCGGCCCGGCGAGCTGTTCCTCGACGTCTGCGCCGCGCCCGGCAACAAGACGTTGCAGGCCCTGGAGGCGCGGGTGCGCGCGGTGGCCTGCGATGTGAGCCTGAAGCGGCTGCGGAATTTCCTGGCCCCTTGTCCCCGCGTCGCCGCTGATGCTGCCACGGGGCTCCCGTTCGGCCCGGTGTTTGACAGAATTCTCGTGGACGCCCCGTGCACGGGCACCGGGACGCTGGCCCGCAATCCGGAGATCCGCTGGCGCGTCACGCCCGAAGAGATCCGCCGGCAGGCGGCGCGGCAGGAAGCGATCCTGCGGGAGGCGCTGCGGTGCCTGAAGCCCGGCGGAAGGCTGGTTTACTCCACCTGTTCGCTCGAAGCGGAAGAGAACGAAGAGGTGGTCGCGCGCGTCTGCGCCCACCGTGTACGCTCCACGCTGCTGCGCGTCCCCGGGCGCGACCCCGGCGATGGGTTCTTCGCCGCCGTGATAGAGTGA
- the ttcA gene encoding tRNA 2-thiocytidine biosynthesis protein TtcA gives MELEKAILRRVGEAVARFDMIREGDRIAVGFSGGKDSFTLLSALLLLQKRAPIRFEVRAFTIDQGKFLAPIEPFRQWMKEHGVDWTCRADQPSLRLLEEQPGHGCDMCSRFRRRAVYELARELGVNVIALGHTADDFCEALLRNALFTGRLAALPPVAWSRRREFRLIRPLVYVTEDLTRAWAEASAAPVIPCGCSQKTGTVRRSLRDFLAELEKDHPHVKSALLNAMGNLDTSRLLDPRHFDPAREEGAAGAPLPLLDEPAFTDL, from the coding sequence TTGGAGCTGGAAAAAGCCATCCTGCGCCGGGTGGGAGAAGCCGTTGCGCGGTTTGACATGATCCGCGAGGGCGACCGCATCGCCGTCGGCTTCTCCGGCGGAAAGGACTCCTTCACGCTTCTCTCCGCTCTGCTCCTGCTTCAGAAGCGCGCCCCCATCCGCTTCGAGGTCCGCGCCTTCACCATCGACCAGGGCAAATTCCTCGCGCCCATCGAACCCTTCCGCCAATGGATGAAGGAGCACGGCGTGGACTGGACCTGCCGCGCCGACCAGCCTTCGCTGCGGCTGCTCGAAGAACAGCCCGGCCATGGATGCGACATGTGCAGCCGGTTCCGCCGCCGCGCCGTCTACGAGCTGGCGCGCGAGCTGGGTGTCAATGTCATCGCCCTGGGCCACACCGCCGACGACTTCTGCGAGGCGCTGCTGCGCAACGCCCTGTTCACGGGCCGGCTGGCGGCGCTGCCCCCGGTGGCCTGGTCGCGCCGGCGCGAGTTCCGCCTCATCCGTCCGCTCGTCTATGTGACCGAAGACCTGACCCGCGCCTGGGCGGAGGCGTCGGCCGCGCCGGTCATTCCCTGCGGCTGCTCGCAGAAAACCGGCACCGTCCGGCGCTCGCTGCGGGACTTTCTGGCTGAGCTTGAAAAGGACCACCCGCACGTAAAATCAGCGCTGCTGAACGCCATGGGGAACCTCGACACCAGCCGGCTGCTCGATCCACGCCATTTTGATCCGGCCCGGGAGGAGGGCGCCGCCGGCGCGCCCTTGCCGCTGCTTGATGAGCCCGCATTCACCGATCTGTAA
- a CDS encoding phosphate transport regulator, which produces MRLLPRTEKFFHFFIEQAGLIHEAAQTFRKAAENGAASMHEAEIAIARLEQKGDEIIHEIFTRLNQTFITPLDPEDIHSLASHMDDVLDALEEAVHRIVAYRITRIPAPIIEVSRIIEECATVLRKAFQALAEDAPLLEHAIEINRLEDRADHLIRAAVAELFDQEKDPISLIKLKEIYEYLESTTDYCEDVADALQNVIVKNG; this is translated from the coding sequence ATGAGGCTGCTCCCGCGCACCGAAAAGTTCTTTCACTTTTTCATCGAACAGGCTGGCCTGATCCACGAGGCGGCCCAGACCTTCCGCAAGGCGGCGGAGAACGGCGCCGCGTCGATGCACGAAGCCGAAATCGCCATCGCGAGGCTGGAACAGAAGGGCGACGAAATCATCCATGAGATCTTCACCCGCCTCAACCAGACATTCATCACGCCCCTGGATCCTGAGGACATCCACTCGCTGGCCTCGCACATGGATGATGTGCTCGACGCGCTGGAGGAGGCCGTGCACCGAATAGTCGCCTACCGCATCACGCGGATCCCGGCGCCGATCATCGAGGTCAGCCGCATCATCGAGGAATGCGCCACGGTTCTCCGCAAGGCCTTCCAGGCTCTGGCCGAAGACGCGCCGCTGCTCGAGCACGCCATCGAGATCAACCGGCTGGAGGACAGGGCCGATCATCTGATCCGCGCCGCCGTCGCCGAGCTCTTTGATCAGGAGAAGGATCCAATCTCGCTGATCAAGCTGAAGGAGATCTACGAATATCTCGAATCGACCACGGACTACTGTGAAGACGTCGCCGACGCGCTTCAGAACGTCATCGTGAAGAACGGCTGA
- a CDS encoding inorganic phosphate transporter: MDSNFLLVAFIVLVALIFDFINGFHDAANSVATIVATRVLTPFQAVLWAAFWNFIAAIPLLFFHEAGVAKTVGAGMVDLKLVTEMVVLAGLIGAIFWNLLTWYYGLPSSSSHALIGGYAGAAMAKVALTRGLGSTPEAIVPAGWMSTVLFIFLAPMIGLALGYVLMVLVYWMFRNSSPRRMDRWFRRLQLVSSGLFSYSHGANDAQKTMGIITSVLVAGGFLQAFDVQWWVVLSAHAAIALGTLSGGWRIVHTMGARLTRLKPRGGFCAETAGAIAILFPTYLKVPVSTTHVITGAIAGVGSIQRLKAVRWGLATNILWAWVLTIPMSALVGAFSFVLIFWLTGRI; the protein is encoded by the coding sequence ATGGACTCCAATTTCCTGCTGGTCGCTTTCATTGTTCTTGTCGCGCTCATTTTCGATTTCATCAACGGCTTCCACGACGCAGCCAACTCCGTGGCCACCATCGTGGCCACGCGCGTGCTGACGCCGTTTCAGGCCGTGCTGTGGGCCGCTTTCTGGAACTTCATCGCCGCCATTCCTCTTTTGTTTTTCCATGAAGCCGGCGTGGCCAAGACCGTGGGCGCGGGCATGGTGGACCTGAAGCTGGTCACCGAGATGGTGGTGCTGGCCGGGCTGATTGGCGCGATCTTCTGGAACCTGCTGACGTGGTACTACGGACTGCCTTCGAGCTCGTCCCACGCGCTGATCGGCGGCTACGCCGGCGCGGCCATGGCCAAGGTGGCCCTGACGCGCGGTCTCGGTTCCACGCCGGAAGCGATTGTGCCGGCGGGCTGGATGTCAACGGTTCTCTTCATTTTCCTGGCGCCCATGATCGGCCTCGCCCTCGGTTATGTGCTGATGGTGCTTGTCTACTGGATGTTCCGCAACTCCTCGCCCCGCCGCATGGACCGCTGGTTCCGCCGCCTCCAGCTTGTCTCCTCCGGCCTGTTCAGTTATTCGCACGGCGCCAACGATGCGCAGAAGACCATGGGCATCATCACCAGCGTGCTGGTGGCCGGCGGGTTTCTTCAGGCGTTTGACGTGCAATGGTGGGTGGTGCTGTCCGCCCATGCTGCCATTGCCCTCGGCACCCTGAGCGGCGGCTGGCGCATCGTCCACACGATGGGCGCCAGGCTCACCCGGCTGAAGCCGCGTGGCGGCTTCTGCGCGGAGACCGCAGGCGCCATCGCCATCCTGTTTCCCACGTATCTGAAAGTCCCCGTCTCCACCACTCATGTGATTACCGGCGCGATCGCCGGCGTCGGTTCCATCCAGCGGCTGAAGGCGGTGCGCTGGGGACTGGCCACGAACATTCTCTGGGCCTGGGTGCTGACGATTCCCATGTCAGCGCTGGTCGGGGCCTTCAGCTTCGTCCTCATCTTCTGGCTGACCGGGAGGATCTGA
- the phoR gene encoding PAS domain-containing sensor histidine kinase, producing the protein MPARPRTVRSPLFRKILIAAALLVLVMSGISDILLSRYTQESEESAVRRSLEASARVLARELAATAPDRLAAWVHQTDDLLGVRVTVVAHDGSVLAESRRQPESMENHARRPEIQAALRAGLGVAKRHSSSVNMDFLYLALPARLGTGQPAILRVAAPLETIESAVRANRWRILRATLLVAFAVLVGAYLFTRSLTRRIHRIQQAAEDLAEGRFTGNPPPLLDTGRDELGALAASLHRMAGNLLEMVELVRAESARREAILSSMREGVLAVDSSLRITFCNEAFLQAVAVKQPPEEGTPLEQVSPDPALLEPLWQVLEHGETVRGKISFPSTPGRSYELYAKPLELNRQKGALAILHDVTEIERLERVRRDFVANVSHELRTPLTAIRGYAETLLDGAIDDAEHNRRFLEVIRSNAIRLTNIASDLLVLSELEQHRTTQEPTEHVPLQPVIESVIRTVESAARIRQIAIQAEPTDLAVRGLRFRLEQALVNLVDNAVKFSPPGSTVRIECNRTGEGLVEIHVIDNGIGIPEADLPRIFERFYRVDKARSRDAGGTGLGLSIVKHIAELYGGSVRVKSRLGEGSTFTLSFPEA; encoded by the coding sequence ATGCCCGCGCGGCCGCGCACGGTCCGCAGCCCGCTGTTCCGCAAGATTCTCATTGCGGCGGCCCTGCTGGTCCTCGTCATGAGCGGCATCTCGGACATCCTTCTGTCCCGATATACGCAGGAAAGCGAGGAATCCGCGGTCCGCCGGTCTCTCGAAGCCAGTGCGCGCGTGCTCGCGCGTGAACTGGCGGCAACAGCGCCGGACCGGCTCGCCGCCTGGGTCCATCAGACGGACGATCTGCTGGGCGTGCGCGTCACCGTGGTGGCGCACGACGGCAGCGTGCTGGCCGAATCCCGCCGCCAGCCCGAGTCCATGGAGAACCACGCCCGCCGGCCCGAGATCCAGGCGGCGCTGCGCGCGGGACTCGGCGTGGCCAAGCGCCATAGCAGCAGCGTGAACATGGATTTTCTGTACCTCGCCCTGCCCGCCCGGCTCGGCACGGGCCAGCCGGCGATCCTCCGCGTGGCGGCGCCGCTGGAAACCATCGAGAGCGCCGTCCGCGCCAACCGCTGGCGCATCCTGCGCGCCACGCTGCTGGTGGCCTTCGCCGTGCTGGTGGGCGCCTACCTGTTCACGCGCTCGCTCACGCGCCGCATTCACCGCATCCAGCAGGCGGCCGAAGATCTGGCCGAAGGCCGCTTCACCGGAAATCCGCCGCCGCTGCTCGACACCGGCAGAGACGAACTGGGCGCGCTGGCCGCCTCCCTGCATCGCATGGCGGGCAACCTGCTCGAAATGGTCGAACTCGTGCGCGCGGAGTCGGCACGCCGCGAGGCCATCCTTTCCAGCATGCGCGAGGGCGTGCTGGCTGTCGATTCCTCCCTCCGCATCACGTTCTGCAACGAGGCCTTCCTCCAGGCCGTGGCGGTGAAACAGCCTCCTGAAGAGGGGACCCCCCTTGAGCAGGTCTCCCCGGATCCGGCATTGCTGGAACCTCTCTGGCAGGTGCTTGAACACGGCGAGACCGTCCGCGGCAAGATCTCCTTTCCCTCGACCCCCGGCCGCAGTTACGAGCTCTACGCCAAGCCGCTCGAACTCAACCGGCAGAAAGGCGCGCTCGCCATCCTGCATGACGTCACCGAAATCGAGCGGCTCGAGCGCGTGCGGCGCGATTTCGTCGCCAACGTCAGTCATGAGTTGCGCACGCCGCTCACCGCCATCCGCGGTTACGCCGAAACCCTGCTCGACGGCGCCATCGACGATGCCGAACACAACCGCAGGTTCCTCGAAGTCATCCGCTCGAACGCCATCCGGCTGACCAACATCGCCAGCGATCTGCTCGTGCTTAGCGAGCTCGAACAGCACCGCACCACCCAGGAGCCGACCGAACACGTACCCCTGCAACCGGTCATCGAGTCCGTCATCCGCACGGTGGAATCCGCCGCGCGCATCCGCCAGATCGCCATTCAGGCTGAACCAACCGATCTCGCCGTGCGCGGCCTGCGCTTCAGGCTGGAGCAGGCGCTCGTCAACCTGGTGGACAACGCCGTCAAATTCAGCCCGCCCGGCAGCACGGTGCGCATTGAGTGCAACCGCACGGGGGAAGGCCTGGTGGAGATCCACGTCATCGACAACGGGATCGGGATTCCCGAAGCCGATCTGCCGCGCATCTTCGAACGTTTCTACCGCGTCGACAAGGCGCGCTCGCGCGATGCCGGCGGCACCGGGCTCGGGCTGTCGATCGTCAAACACATCGCCGAACTCTATGGAGGCAGCGTCCGCGTAAAGAGCCGCCTGGGCGAAGGCTCGACGTTCACGCTGTCTTTCCCGGAAGCCTGA
- a CDS encoding aryldialkylphosphatase, which produces MERRQFLWALAAAARPDQHAVPGSVLVHEHILVDFGGVKSPSKYDRGEVVRAARPHLEELKKYGCVRLLECTPQGLGRDPLLMQMLARLTGLEIWTNTGIYGAANRSGVPAWAWQENPKQLAKRWIAEWRKGVEGVRPRFIKTAVNGFPLEELDRRLIEAAAITSLETGMTIASHTNGGGRAADAQLAILDRCRCPLDRFVWVHAQNEKDHAWHERVARAGAWVEFDGIGPKTLDWHIECVRFMQRQGLLGRTLVSQDAGWYHAEIPGGGEYRGYTYIYTDFLPAFPAEIRRQLVVDNPRAAFGK; this is translated from the coding sequence ATGGAGAGGCGTCAATTCCTGTGGGCACTTGCCGCGGCGGCACGCCCGGACCAGCACGCGGTGCCCGGTTCAGTGCTCGTCCATGAACACATTCTGGTCGATTTCGGCGGCGTGAAGAGCCCCTCGAAATATGACCGTGGAGAGGTGGTGCGCGCGGCGCGCCCGCACCTGGAGGAACTGAAAAAATACGGCTGCGTGCGGCTGCTCGAGTGCACGCCGCAAGGGCTGGGCCGCGACCCGCTGCTCATGCAGATGCTTGCCCGGCTCACCGGGCTGGAGATCTGGACCAATACCGGCATCTACGGAGCTGCCAACCGCTCCGGCGTCCCCGCATGGGCCTGGCAGGAGAACCCGAAGCAACTGGCAAAGCGGTGGATCGCCGAGTGGAGGAAGGGCGTCGAAGGAGTCCGCCCGCGCTTCATCAAGACGGCGGTGAACGGGTTCCCGCTGGAAGAGCTCGACCGGAGGCTCATCGAAGCCGCCGCCATCACGTCGCTGGAGACCGGCATGACAATCGCCTCTCACACCAACGGCGGCGGCCGCGCCGCCGACGCGCAACTTGCCATTCTCGACAGGTGCCGGTGTCCGCTGGACCGGTTCGTCTGGGTCCACGCGCAGAACGAAAAGGACCATGCCTGGCACGAACGGGTGGCGCGCGCCGGGGCGTGGGTCGAATTTGACGGCATCGGGCCGAAGACGCTCGACTGGCACATCGAGTGCGTGCGTTTCATGCAGAGGCAGGGGCTCCTCGGCCGGACACTCGTCTCGCAGGACGCAGGCTGGTACCACGCTGAGATTCCCGGCGGCGGCGAATACCGGGGATATACGTATATTTACACGGATTTCCTGCCGGCATTTCCCGCGGAAATCCGCAGACAGCTTGTGGTGGACAACCCGCGGGCGGCCTTCGGGAAGTGA